In [Leptolyngbya] sp. PCC 7376, a genomic segment contains:
- a CDS encoding DUF4079 domain-containing protein: MDINLITTWIHPILAVIWVFPLIGIVCYFSWQVRQRRLAIAAGNKSKIPPKVGVEHVNIGRWLAGSVVALSLVGLLHPTITKGFIKQNLMTENLFLGFFVIMMFVLTAASLVFLYRAKTKVWRGTFATLTSMGVIILGGQNWIFRRTNEWYISHYYYGLIATILMIISLAIVQEIYKDKSQKWRKAHIILNIIATLLFIGQGFTGVRDIAEIAFYAAK, from the coding sequence ATGGATATTAACCTCATCACGACTTGGATCCATCCCATTTTGGCAGTAATTTGGGTATTCCCACTCATCGGAATTGTTTGCTATTTCTCTTGGCAAGTGCGGCAAAGGCGTTTGGCGATCGCCGCAGGTAATAAAAGCAAAATTCCTCCCAAAGTAGGCGTTGAGCATGTCAATATTGGTCGTTGGCTAGCAGGAAGTGTGGTGGCATTATCTTTAGTTGGCCTTTTACACCCAACAATCACCAAAGGTTTTATCAAACAAAATCTGATGACAGAGAATCTTTTTCTTGGATTTTTTGTCATTATGATGTTTGTTCTAACAGCAGCTTCTCTAGTATTTCTCTACCGCGCCAAAACAAAAGTATGGCGAGGGACTTTTGCAACACTCACAAGTATGGGAGTCATCATTCTTGGTGGCCAAAATTGGATTTTTCGACGTACAAATGAGTGGTACATCTCCCACTATTACTATGGTTTAATTGCAACCATTTTGATGATAATTTCTCTCGCAATTGTTCAAGAAATCTACAAAGACAAATCCCAGAAATGGCGAAAAGCCCACATCATCTTAAATATAATTGCAACTCTTCTATTCATCGGCCAAGGTTTTACTGGCGTTAGGGATATTGCAGAGATTGCTTTCTACGCAGCCAAATAA
- a CDS encoding PCP reductase family protein, which translates to MNYPNFLEEIPWTEDAKIKFKNIPFYARSQARQTIEELARKEEVEEITAELVIRAQEHFGK; encoded by the coding sequence ATGAATTACCCCAACTTTCTCGAAGAAATTCCTTGGACAGAAGATGCCAAGATTAAGTTCAAAAATATTCCTTTTTATGCGCGTTCCCAAGCTCGCCAAACCATTGAGGAATTAGCTCGTAAAGAGGAAGTCGAAGAGATTACTGCTGAACTCGTGATCCGTGCCCAAGAACATTTCGGCAAGTAG
- the acnB gene encoding bifunctional aconitate hydratase 2/2-methylisocitrate dehydratase, whose product MLEAYRKHAEERAALGIPPLPLDAEQTSALCELLKTSPTDELLSLLRDRVPPGVDEAAYVKAGFLTAIAKKEITCDLITPKYAVELLGTMIGGYNVQSLVDLLSSDDADLAKAAVDALSKTLLVFDAFNDVLELSKNNDYAKKVINSWAEGEWFTNKPEVAKEITVTVFKVPGETNTDDLSPAPHATTRPDIPLHSLAMLESKMPEGLDTIADLKKKGHPVAYVGDVVGTGSSRKSAINSVLWQLGEEIPFVPNKKAGGYIFGGKIAPIFFNTGEDSGALPIECDVNGLNTGDVVTIHPYDGKITNEAGETVSTFDLKPDTILDEVRAGGRIPLLIGRALTDKTREALGLEATTLFTRPSMPENTGKGFTLAQKMVGKACGLEGVRAGTSCEPIMTTVGSQDTTGPMTRDELKELACLGFNADLTLQTFCHTAAYPKPVDINTHKNLPDFFSTRGGVALKPGDGIIHSWLNRMLMPDTVGTGGDSHTRFPLGISFPAGSGLVAFAAALGVMPLDMPESVLVRFTGELQPGVTLRDIVNAIPWVAMQQGKLTAGKGDKINVFNGRIMEMEGLPDLKVEQAFELTDATAERSCSGSTIKLSEETVAEYLRSNVVLMKNMIARGYSDARTLLRRIAKMEEWLANPSLMSADADAEYADVIEVNLSEIKEPIVAAPNDPDNVKLMSECAGDKVDEVFIGSCMTNIGHYRAAAKILEGAGTVKGRLWVCPPTRMDEQQLKEEGVYATFAGAGARTEMPGCSLCMGNQARVEDGATVFSTSTRNFNNRMGKGAQVYLGSAELAAVCALLGKIPTVEEYQAIVAEKVAPFEGELYRYLNFNEIDGFEDEGRVIPLEAMPKIEDLLGMPVASK is encoded by the coding sequence ATGCTAGAAGCCTACCGTAAACATGCTGAAGAGCGCGCTGCACTTGGGATTCCTCCCCTTCCCCTCGATGCAGAACAGACCTCTGCGTTATGTGAACTCCTAAAGACTTCTCCCACCGATGAACTCCTTAGTCTTCTTAGAGATCGCGTCCCACCCGGCGTAGACGAAGCAGCTTATGTAAAAGCTGGATTTTTGACGGCGATCGCCAAAAAAGAGATCACTTGCGATTTGATCACACCGAAGTATGCAGTAGAACTACTCGGCACCATGATCGGTGGTTATAACGTTCAGTCTTTGGTCGACTTGCTCAGTTCTGATGACGCAGACTTAGCAAAAGCAGCGGTGGATGCTCTCAGCAAAACCCTCCTCGTTTTTGATGCTTTCAATGACGTACTCGAACTGTCCAAGAACAACGACTACGCGAAAAAAGTAATCAACTCTTGGGCAGAAGGTGAATGGTTTACGAACAAGCCTGAAGTAGCAAAAGAAATCACTGTCACAGTCTTTAAGGTTCCCGGCGAAACCAATACCGATGACCTTTCTCCCGCACCCCACGCCACAACTCGTCCTGACATTCCCCTCCACTCCTTGGCAATGTTGGAGTCAAAAATGCCAGAAGGTCTCGACACTATCGCTGACCTCAAGAAAAAAGGACATCCCGTTGCTTATGTGGGTGATGTAGTTGGAACTGGTTCTTCCCGTAAATCTGCGATCAACTCTGTCCTATGGCAGCTCGGCGAAGAAATTCCTTTCGTTCCCAATAAAAAAGCTGGCGGCTATATTTTCGGCGGTAAAATTGCACCTATCTTTTTCAACACTGGCGAAGATTCTGGAGCATTACCGATCGAATGTGACGTTAACGGCCTGAACACTGGCGATGTCGTTACTATTCATCCCTACGATGGCAAGATCACCAACGAAGCAGGTGAAACTGTTTCAACTTTTGATCTAAAACCCGACACCATTCTCGATGAAGTTCGTGCTGGTGGCCGCATTCCTCTCCTCATCGGTCGTGCCCTCACTGACAAAACCCGCGAAGCCCTCGGACTTGAAGCAACAACTTTATTTACCCGTCCTTCCATGCCGGAAAATACAGGTAAAGGCTTTACCCTCGCTCAGAAGATGGTTGGTAAAGCATGTGGCTTAGAAGGTGTTCGTGCGGGTACTTCGTGCGAACCGATTATGACCACAGTGGGTTCCCAAGATACCACTGGCCCAATGACTCGCGATGAGCTGAAAGAGTTAGCATGCCTTGGTTTTAATGCCGACCTCACTCTCCAAACTTTCTGTCACACAGCAGCATATCCAAAACCCGTTGACATTAATACCCACAAAAATCTCCCTGACTTCTTCTCCACCCGTGGCGGTGTTGCCCTGAAGCCTGGTGACGGTATTATTCACTCTTGGCTAAACCGGATGTTGATGCCCGATACCGTTGGTACTGGTGGTGACTCCCATACCCGTTTTCCTCTCGGTATTTCCTTCCCCGCAGGTTCTGGCCTCGTGGCGTTTGCGGCGGCGCTCGGTGTGATGCCTCTCGATATGCCTGAGTCTGTGCTTGTTCGTTTCACTGGCGAACTTCAACCCGGTGTAACTCTCCGCGACATTGTGAATGCTATTCCTTGGGTCGCAATGCAACAAGGTAAACTCACTGCTGGCAAAGGCGACAAAATCAATGTCTTTAACGGTCGGATTATGGAGATGGAAGGTCTTCCTGATCTAAAGGTTGAGCAAGCATTCGAGCTTACTGATGCTACTGCGGAACGGTCTTGTTCTGGTTCAACAATCAAGCTTAGCGAAGAAACTGTTGCTGAATACTTGCGCTCAAACGTCGTACTCATGAAGAACATGATTGCGCGGGGTTATTCCGATGCTCGGACATTACTCCGTCGTATTGCAAAGATGGAAGAATGGCTCGCAAATCCTTCTCTGATGTCTGCTGATGCTGATGCCGAATATGCTGATGTGATTGAGGTGAACCTCAGTGAAATCAAAGAGCCTATCGTTGCGGCTCCAAACGATCCTGACAACGTCAAACTGATGTCTGAATGTGCAGGCGACAAAGTTGATGAAGTATTTATCGGCTCCTGTATGACCAACATCGGTCACTATCGTGCAGCAGCGAAAATCCTTGAAGGAGCGGGCACGGTGAAAGGTCGTCTCTGGGTTTGTCCTCCCACTCGCATGGATGAACAGCAGCTTAAAGAAGAAGGTGTGTATGCAACTTTTGCTGGTGCTGGTGCACGGACTGAAATGCCCGGTTGTTCTCTCTGCATGGGTAACCAAGCTCGTGTTGAAGATGGCGCGACAGTCTTCTCCACCTCTACCCGCAACTTCAACAACCGCATGGGTAAAGGCGCTCAAGTTTATCTCGGCTCCGCTGAACTTGCGGCTGTTTGTGCCCTCCTCGGTAAGATCCCAACCGTGGAAGAATATCAGGCGATCGTGGCAGAAAAAGTTGCTCCATTCGAGGGTGAACTTTACCGTTACCTCAACTTCAACGAGATTGATGGCTTTGAAGATGAAGGCCGTGTCATTCCTCTAGAAGCAATGCCTAAGATTGAAGATCTTCTCGGTATGCCTGTTGCTTCGAAATAA
- the pruA gene encoding L-glutamate gamma-semialdehyde dehydrogenase — MQPPVSYESQIQAIAKELISATRDKRSFFSKLQDQMRLDDKLLGWTMENPFLRVQLFRFIDALPALKENSDIARHLQQYLGDDTVELPSALKKILNFTEPNTPPAQLAAATISKSVETLAFKYILGENIKQLLKTVERLRKDKMAFTIDLLGEAVITESEAQRYQQTYLDLMADLAAEAKRWSKVNAIDEADGEALAKVQVSVKLTAFYSQFDPLDPTGSKENVAERVRLLLRHAKDLGVAVHFDMEHYEYKTLTLQILKEVLMEEEFRERRDIGVTMQGYLRDSYADLEGLVAWAKERGTPVTVRLVKGAYWDQETITALQNHWKQPVFNEKGATDINYEKMTRLLLENHQYLYGAIASHNVRSQAVACAIAKELNIPRRNFECQVLYGMGDQLAKALMKKGYRVRVYCPYGKLLPGMAYLIRRLLENTANSSFLRQNLEERPVEELIAPPTGDLNATIHDLDSSHLQFMGAADTDYAEPDLRDKSQFALSEVKKQLGKRYLPYINGEYVQTENWVDSVNPSRSAELVGKVGQISQDQATEAIAAAKAAFPAWKKTPVSERANILRKAAEIMEIRRHELNAWICLETGKTLREADPEVSEAIDFCLFYADEMERLHNGYTVKPDDLSQVRGFKKYDISGETNRYHYQPRGIAVVISPWNFPFAIATGMTVAALITGNCTLLKPAATSSVIGAKIAEILIEAGMPKGVFQFVPGRGSTVGNYMVKHPDVHLIAFTGSREVGCDIYANAAIVQPGQKHLKRVIAEMGGKNGIIVDDSADLDQAVAGVLHSAFGYSGQKCSACSRAIVIDTVHDAFVERLVEAVKSINVGETDNPSVKMGPVIDGSAQSKIKDYILKGKEQSTVAYETAVPDNGFYVSPIIFKDVKANHSIAQEEIFGPVLAVIKVASFDEALDVANGTDYALTGGIYSRTPQSIERATEEFEVGNLYINRGITGAIVARQPFGGFKMSGVGSKAGGPDYLLQFLEPRHITENVQRQGFAPIEGVD; from the coding sequence ATGCAACCTCCAGTCAGTTACGAATCTCAGATTCAGGCGATCGCCAAAGAGTTAATCTCTGCAACACGGGACAAGCGGTCATTTTTCTCGAAATTACAAGATCAAATGCGCTTGGACGATAAATTGCTGGGCTGGACAATGGAAAACCCCTTCTTACGGGTGCAATTATTCCGCTTCATTGATGCGTTGCCAGCTCTAAAAGAGAATAGTGATATTGCGCGCCACCTCCAGCAATATTTAGGTGATGACACTGTTGAGTTGCCTTCTGCTCTTAAGAAAATTTTGAACTTCACGGAGCCTAATACCCCCCCAGCACAGCTTGCTGCGGCAACGATCAGTAAATCGGTGGAAACCCTAGCGTTTAAGTACATTTTGGGTGAAAACATAAAGCAACTTCTGAAAACCGTCGAACGTCTGCGCAAGGACAAAATGGCGTTTACGATCGACCTCCTCGGAGAAGCGGTTATTACAGAATCAGAAGCGCAAAGATATCAGCAAACCTATCTTGATTTGATGGCGGATCTTGCGGCAGAAGCGAAGCGGTGGTCAAAGGTAAATGCCATTGACGAAGCGGATGGGGAAGCACTGGCAAAGGTGCAAGTGTCGGTGAAGTTAACGGCATTTTATTCACAATTTGACCCTCTCGATCCGACTGGCAGTAAAGAAAATGTGGCTGAACGAGTTCGTCTGTTATTACGCCATGCTAAAGACTTAGGTGTGGCTGTGCACTTCGATATGGAGCACTACGAATATAAGACTCTGACGCTGCAAATTTTGAAAGAAGTGTTGATGGAAGAGGAGTTCCGCGAGCGCCGTGATATTGGCGTGACGATGCAAGGTTATCTGCGGGATTCCTATGCTGATTTGGAAGGGCTTGTGGCTTGGGCAAAGGAACGAGGAACGCCGGTTACTGTGCGCCTTGTGAAGGGGGCTTACTGGGATCAGGAAACTATTACTGCACTGCAAAATCATTGGAAACAGCCCGTTTTTAATGAGAAAGGCGCAACGGATATTAACTATGAAAAAATGACCCGCTTGCTGCTGGAAAATCATCAGTATCTTTACGGGGCGATCGCCAGCCATAATGTGCGGTCTCAGGCCGTTGCCTGTGCGATCGCCAAGGAACTGAATATTCCGCGCCGAAACTTTGAATGTCAGGTGCTGTACGGCATGGGCGACCAATTGGCGAAAGCTTTGATGAAAAAAGGGTATCGCGTGCGAGTGTATTGTCCCTACGGCAAATTGTTGCCGGGTATGGCCTATCTAATTCGCCGTTTGCTGGAGAATACTGCCAATAGTTCTTTTCTCCGCCAAAACCTTGAGGAGCGTCCCGTCGAAGAATTAATTGCGCCGCCCACCGGAGATTTAAACGCAACCATCCACGACCTCGACAGCAGCCATCTGCAATTTATGGGTGCTGCTGATACCGATTATGCGGAACCAGATTTGCGCGATAAATCTCAATTTGCTCTGTCCGAAGTGAAAAAGCAGCTCGGCAAACGCTATCTACCCTATATCAATGGCGAATATGTGCAAACAGAAAATTGGGTGGATTCGGTAAATCCTTCCCGGTCGGCGGAACTTGTCGGTAAAGTTGGGCAAATTTCCCAAGACCAAGCAACTGAGGCGATCGCCGCGGCTAAAGCTGCCTTTCCAGCATGGAAGAAAACCCCGGTTTCGGAACGGGCAAACATTCTCCGTAAGGCTGCTGAAATCATGGAAATTCGCCGCCATGAATTGAATGCTTGGATTTGTTTGGAGACTGGCAAAACCTTGCGGGAAGCTGATCCAGAGGTTTCCGAAGCGATTGATTTTTGCTTATTCTACGCCGACGAAATGGAGCGTTTGCACAATGGCTACACCGTCAAACCCGATGATTTGTCCCAGGTGCGAGGCTTCAAAAAGTATGATATTTCCGGCGAAACCAACCGTTACCATTACCAACCGCGCGGTATTGCTGTGGTCATTTCCCCTTGGAATTTCCCCTTTGCGATCGCCACTGGGATGACCGTTGCTGCTTTGATCACAGGCAACTGCACATTACTAAAACCTGCCGCAACATCCAGTGTTATTGGTGCAAAAATCGCCGAAATCCTCATCGAAGCCGGAATGCCGAAAGGCGTGTTCCAGTTTGTGCCGGGGCGTGGCTCCACCGTCGGTAACTATATGGTGAAACACCCTGACGTTCATCTGATTGCTTTCACTGGTTCCCGCGAAGTCGGTTGTGATATCTATGCGAATGCGGCGATCGTCCAGCCCGGCCAAAAGCACCTCAAACGGGTCATTGCAGAGATGGGTGGCAAAAATGGCATTATCGTCGATGACAGTGCCGACCTCGATCAAGCCGTTGCTGGAGTACTCCATTCCGCCTTTGGGTATAGCGGTCAAAAATGTTCAGCTTGTTCCCGGGCGATCGTGATAGATACTGTCCATGATGCTTTTGTGGAGCGTCTTGTCGAAGCAGTGAAATCAATCAATGTCGGTGAAACTGATAACCCCAGCGTCAAGATGGGGCCAGTGATTGACGGGTCTGCCCAATCAAAAATCAAAGACTACATTCTGAAGGGTAAAGAGCAATCCACTGTCGCTTATGAAACAGCAGTTCCTGACAATGGTTTCTATGTTTCACCGATTATTTTCAAAGATGTAAAAGCGAATCATAGTATTGCCCAAGAAGAGATTTTTGGCCCCGTTCTCGCCGTAATTAAAGTGGCATCTTTTGATGAAGCTTTAGATGTTGCAAACGGCACAGATTACGCTTTGACGGGTGGCATTTATTCCCGCACACCGCAATCCATTGAGCGGGCAACGGAGGAGTTTGAAGTTGGTAATCTCTATATCAACCGGGGAATTACGGGGGCGATCGTGGCGCGTCAACCCTTTGGTGGCTTCAAGATGTCCGGGGTGGGTTCCAAAGCTGGTGGCCCTGATTATCTCCTCCAATTCCTTGAACCTCGTCACATCACTGAAAATGTTCAACGGCAAGGCTTTGCTCCCATTGAAGGAGTTGATTAA
- a CDS encoding DUF2116 family Zn-ribbon domain-containing protein gives MKKSQSIPGKEISCSTSCSERIPKEIWRIRAIAAMVTAVLILVLTILTNAVKMSQEIITAAMMTTTSIGIDGRENFTG, from the coding sequence GTGAAAAAGTCCCAAAGTATTCCAGGTAAGGAAATAAGTTGCTCGACGAGTTGCTCAGAGCGAATTCCAAAAGAAATTTGGAGGATTAGAGCGATCGCCGCGATGGTGACAGCAGTTTTGATACTGGTTTTAACGATATTAACGAACGCCGTAAAAATGAGCCAAGAGATAATTACAGCAGCAATGATGACAACAACTTCGATAGGCATAGACGGCAGAGAGAACTTTACAGGGTAA
- a CDS encoding DUF1796 family putative cysteine peptidase, with protein sequence MKKHIYISLGAACDAAQNLNFLGLRHCSYPFDWLWNLDLGLTAVTQIIEQDFEKITFQDCYIELPHYRFPDPMVVYKAYPTIAHLHTNPLEDSDAHQTLCRRIERFQKELNSDTIKHFIYYRNFNNDLFDQHATLEDTLKKLLNEGEIFIEMLQKKYPEAAKRASLLLVLQTRPLDQNQAQKLTSHYRQKIRKKARFDKIILACSLNRNDNEIALKEQWKRQWETLLFTQTRMPLGMIFQYRFKLFMMRSRIFLGGIKQKITR encoded by the coding sequence ATGAAAAAACATATTTATATATCCCTTGGTGCAGCCTGTGATGCTGCCCAAAATCTAAACTTTTTAGGACTACGTCACTGTAGCTACCCGTTTGATTGGTTATGGAATTTAGACTTAGGCTTAACTGCTGTCACACAAATTATTGAGCAAGATTTTGAAAAAATAACATTCCAAGATTGTTATATTGAGCTGCCCCATTACCGTTTTCCTGATCCAATGGTTGTGTACAAAGCCTATCCGACTATTGCCCATCTCCATACAAACCCTTTAGAAGATTCCGATGCTCATCAAACCCTCTGCCGTCGTATTGAGCGTTTCCAAAAAGAATTAAATAGTGACACTATTAAACACTTTATTTACTACCGAAACTTTAATAATGATCTCTTTGATCAGCATGCCACATTGGAAGATACTTTAAAAAAACTTTTGAATGAAGGGGAAATCTTTATTGAAATGTTGCAAAAGAAGTATCCAGAAGCTGCTAAGAGAGCTTCTCTTCTTCTTGTTTTACAAACGCGACCTCTTGATCAAAATCAAGCACAAAAACTCACTAGTCATTATCGCCAAAAAATCAGAAAAAAGGCTAGATTTGACAAAATTATTTTAGCTTGTAGCTTAAATAGAAATGATAACGAGATTGCTTTAAAAGAGCAATGGAAAAGACAATGGGAAACACTTCTCTTTACTCAAACCCGCATGCCGTTGGGGATGATTTTCCAATATCGTTTTAAATTATTTATGATGCGGTCACGTATATTTTTGGGAGGAATAAAGCAGAAAATAACAAGATAG
- the purE gene encoding 5-(carboxyamino)imidazole ribonucleotide mutase has translation MSFPNSLVGIIMGSDSDLPTMQAAIAICEQFNVSHEVGIVSAHRTPERMVEYAETAHERGIKVIIAGAGGAAHLPGMVAALTALPVIGVPVKTRTLSGVDSLYSIVQMPRGIPVATVAIGNAMNAGLLAVQILGAFNPDLLKQVQNYRQGLKDMVMDKQTNLEKMGYQNYLETM, from the coding sequence ATGAGTTTCCCTAATTCTCTTGTCGGCATTATTATGGGGAGCGATTCTGATCTTCCCACAATGCAAGCGGCGATCGCCATCTGTGAGCAATTTAATGTATCTCATGAAGTTGGGATTGTGTCTGCCCACCGTACGCCAGAACGCATGGTGGAATATGCCGAAACTGCCCATGAACGTGGCATCAAAGTAATTATTGCTGGAGCAGGCGGCGCAGCCCATCTTCCCGGCATGGTTGCAGCGCTAACAGCTTTGCCTGTGATTGGTGTTCCAGTGAAAACCCGTACTCTCAGCGGTGTAGATTCTCTTTATTCCATCGTCCAAATGCCTCGCGGAATCCCCGTCGCAACAGTGGCGATCGGAAACGCTATGAATGCTGGTTTACTAGCCGTTCAAATTCTTGGAGCATTCAACCCCGACCTTCTCAAGCAAGTCCAAAATTATCGCCAAGGTCTAAAAGATATGGTGATGGATAAGCAAACTAATCTAGAAAAAATGGGCTACCAAAATTATCTTGAAACAATGTGA
- a CDS encoding IS1 family transposase — MNCPECHSEHICKNGFRHGKQNHKCKDCGRQFVAHPQTHRGYSDDVRRLCLKMYGNGMGLRAIARVTDIHHTTILHWVKQVSTILPDAYDPESTPQVGEIDELQTFVGSKKTVCIWIAVDHCKPGILAWSIGDRSALTFKLLWQIVSCWQCYFYVIDGYPVYAMYIPEEDRIISKTYMTRVEGENGRLRNYLARLHRKTLCYSKSVEMLANSLKLLIHYLKFQDVPVPLRNIP; from the coding sequence ATGAACTGTCCTGAATGCCATTCAGAGCATATCTGCAAAAACGGCTTTCGTCATGGCAAGCAAAACCATAAGTGTAAAGATTGTGGTCGCCAATTCGTTGCTCATCCCCAAACTCACCGTGGTTATAGTGACGATGTCCGCCGCCTCTGCCTCAAAATGTATGGCAATGGCATGGGATTAAGAGCAATTGCGCGAGTCACTGATATTCACCACACCACGATTCTTCATTGGGTGAAACAAGTTAGTACTATTTTGCCTGATGCCTATGACCCGGAATCGACACCGCAAGTAGGCGAGATAGATGAATTACAAACATTCGTCGGCTCGAAAAAAACAGTCTGCATATGGATAGCCGTAGACCATTGCAAACCCGGTATTTTGGCATGGAGCATCGGAGATAGAAGTGCTCTGACCTTCAAACTATTGTGGCAAATAGTGAGCTGTTGGCAATGTTATTTTTACGTGATTGATGGTTATCCTGTTTACGCTATGTACATTCCTGAGGAAGACCGAATTATCAGCAAGACATATATGACCAGAGTAGAAGGAGAAAACGGTCGTTTAAGAAACTATCTAGCTCGTTTACATCGCAAAACACTTTGCTATTCAAAGTCGGTGGAAATGTTAGCTAACTCTCTCAAGTTACTGATTCACTACCTCAAGTTTCAGGATGTACCTGTGCCGTTGAGAAACATCCCTTAA
- a CDS encoding OB-fold-containig protein: MIFDTANLGYWVLLGTGVLLFLFVIFSGGGDDDLDADIDADVDIDVDVDVDVDVDADIDADIDVDADIDADVDGDIDGDVEANGNFGILSILSWFGFGQAPLMILLAIDCSLWGLLGWIFNVWIAVGIGEIPTGLLGIGVFWVSGAIALWTGKLLAYPLGKIFASFGEDVSSERLVGCEGTVSSKILPSYIDGKVGQVDVYDAARNMVTVNASSPPWASIMPTRGQKILIIEHREHSYLAIVKGSSDEDKWLRESSS; the protein is encoded by the coding sequence ATGATTTTTGACACCGCCAATCTAGGGTATTGGGTATTGCTGGGCACAGGCGTACTGCTCTTCCTATTTGTTATATTTTCTGGCGGTGGCGACGATGATCTAGACGCGGATATCGATGCTGATGTGGATATTGACGTTGATGTGGATGTGGATGTGGATGTAGATGCAGACATAGACGCAGACATAGACGTTGATGCGGATATCGATGCTGATGTTGACGGCGATATCGATGGCGATGTTGAAGCCAACGGTAATTTTGGTATCCTCTCGATTTTGTCTTGGTTCGGGTTTGGGCAAGCTCCCCTAATGATTTTGCTCGCCATTGATTGCAGCTTATGGGGATTACTCGGCTGGATTTTTAATGTTTGGATTGCCGTAGGCATAGGAGAAATTCCAACAGGTTTATTAGGAATCGGCGTCTTTTGGGTAAGTGGGGCGATCGCCCTATGGACAGGTAAACTATTGGCTTATCCCCTCGGTAAAATCTTTGCGTCCTTCGGGGAAGATGTCAGTAGTGAGCGTTTAGTCGGTTGCGAAGGTACAGTCTCTTCAAAAATTCTCCCTTCATATATCGATGGCAAAGTCGGTCAAGTGGATGTTTATGATGCCGCCCGTAATATGGTGACGGTCAATGCCAGCAGTCCGCCCTGGGCTTCAATCATGCCGACAAGAGGTCAAAAAATCCTCATTATTGAGCACAGGGAACATAGCTACCTGGCCATTGTTAAGGGTAGTTCCGATGAGGACAAATGGTTGCGAGAGTCCAGTTCCTAA
- a CDS encoding DUF3885 domain-containing protein, which produces MKNTQFAVRLELRPTDRNLDEYDYIQAVKPNYFPTVIDAASLVFESTFAPDEAIAMLCRRWGSKRTHIRTSGFGLKQVQFDQDVSLSFKKRKTKERGIWIREALVLGDRRKFNHRNIFLGIAHADFNIQPMIREWVVFVSLQKELVYFMYDDRGVLIASPSKETLPTLPENLNILRYEDIRPSEFLL; this is translated from the coding sequence TTGAAAAATACTCAGTTTGCGGTGAGGTTAGAGCTACGCCCCACTGATCGCAATCTGGATGAGTATGACTATATCCAAGCGGTAAAGCCGAATTATTTTCCGACGGTGATTGATGCTGCGAGTCTAGTTTTTGAATCTACCTTTGCACCGGATGAGGCGATCGCCATGCTTTGTCGGCGATGGGGTTCCAAACGAACGCATATACGAACTAGTGGTTTTGGATTAAAGCAAGTTCAGTTTGACCAAGATGTTTCCCTAAGTTTCAAGAAGCGGAAAACGAAAGAACGAGGTATTTGGATTAGGGAGGCTCTAGTGTTGGGCGATCGCCGCAAGTTTAACCACAGAAATATATTTCTTGGCATTGCCCATGCTGACTTTAATATTCAGCCGATGATTAGAGAGTGGGTTGTATTTGTCAGTCTTCAGAAGGAATTAGTCTATTTCATGTATGACGATCGAGGTGTGCTGATTGCGTCGCCCTCGAAAGAAACCCTACCGACTCTGCCGGAAAACCTAAATATCCTACGCTACGAAGATATTCGACCTAGCGAGTTTCTCCTTTAG
- a CDS encoding CAP domain-containing protein produces the protein MNVDIYSDLPGDDINAEELKLLNLINQYRNQNNLSSIPVSKALSTVANRHVWDLAENIGSLTHGWSDAPYDRGNPATYSSMWRAPQRFNTGYLGTGYENAHGGSGGYI, from the coding sequence ATGAATGTTGATATTTATTCGGATTTGCCTGGTGATGATATTAATGCTGAAGAACTGAAGTTATTAAACTTAATTAATCAATATCGTAATCAAAATAATCTTTCTTCTATACCTGTATCTAAAGCCTTAAGCACCGTAGCAAATCGTCATGTTTGGGATTTAGCAGAAAATATTGGTTCGTTAACTCACGGTTGGAGTGACGCTCCTTATGATAGAGGAAATCCGGCCACATATTCTTCAATGTGGCGAGCCCCACAGCGATTCAATACAGGTTACCTTGGTACTGGTTATGAAAATGCTCATGGTGGATCTGGTGGCTATATATAG